In Mytilus trossulus isolate FHL-02 chromosome 14, PNRI_Mtr1.1.1.hap1, whole genome shotgun sequence, a genomic segment contains:
- the LOC134696977 gene encoding uncharacterized protein LOC134696977 produces MSYHVQILIFLLFMLTFQAYCDCDLPPKLDGAWWDSSAGNVQFTQTTKQLDGWLFTVYSQSLSEFTCVENVDNILLFKSNNEANTFGELYYGFLCMVYTNLTSSSFRYYLQTDEEPDEASRQRIKMVLKENALEPYDINDICNTVNGPLSEEYHVLVKQGTQSMLNQYLPDILLGIFSYSVNDGTSTYCTDASLWDSCTNKTAINLNYTLCSTIMFGSATGHVYSVTYVLQDSTYYVTVINSDGQDTLFTCLAVVSSAGTIVMSTNPGSCEKGQTPFARTSNQESVLITLSKDGKKKHRVFILR; encoded by the exons CATATTGTGATTGTGACTTGCCGCCTAAATTAGATGGTGCATGGTGGGATAGCAGCGCGGGAAATGTTCAGTTTACTCAGACCACAAAACAGTTAGACGGATGGTTATTCACTGTATACTCACAAAGTTTGTCTGAGTTCACATGTGTAGAGAATGTTGACAACATATTACTGTTTAA AAGTAACAATGAAGCAAATACATTTGGAGAACTTTATTACGGATTTCTGTGTATGGTGTACACTAATCTAACATCATCCAGCTTCAGGTATTATCTACAGACAG ATGAGGAACCCGATGAAGCTTCTAGACAAAGGATTAAAATGGTGTTGAAGGAGAACGCCCTTGAGCCTTAcgatataaatgatatttgtaATACAGTAAATGGTCCTTTATCAGAAGAGTATCATGTTTTGGTAAAGCAAG GTACACAGTCGATGTTGAACCAGTATTTACCTGATATATTACTCGGTATATTCTCCTACAGTGTTAACGATGGGACATCTACCTACTGTACTGACGCCTCTCTGTGGGACTCATGTACAAATAAAACagctattaacttaaactataCACTGTGTTCAACTATAATGTTTGGTTCAG CAACTGGTCACGTGTACAGTGTTACCTATGTGTTACAGGATAGTACATATTATGTTACAGTTATAAACTCTGATGGTCAGGATACGCTGTTTACCTGCTTG GCAGTGGTCTCATCGGCAGGGACAATTGTCATGAGTACAAATCCGGGCAGCTGTGAAAAGGGACAGACACCATTTGCAAGGACATCTAACCAGGAAAGTGTCCTAATTACTTTGTCCAAAGACGGTAAGAAAAAACACAGAGTATTTATTCTACGTTAA